The genomic segment CGGTCAATGAGGATGAAGCCGGGCTCGGCATAATCATAGGTCGAAGCCATGATCACATCCCACAGCCGGCGTGCCGGGATGGTCTTATAGACCTTACAGGCAACCTGGCCAACCTCGTTGGTGACACAGTTCTCTTTGCTCGGCCAGTCGGCCCAGTGCACCAGCTCGGGATCCTGAAGATCAATTTGATCCAACATGATCTCTTTTTCGGTGTAGGGGAAAATAAGCTTCCAGGACTGATCGTTTTTCACCGCGTTGATAAAATCTTCGGTGATCAGCAAGGAGAGGTTGAACTGACGCAAACGCCCATCTTCACGCTTGGCCTGGATAAACTCGACAATATCCGGATGGCGAACATCCATGGTCCCCATCTGTGCGCCACGGCGACCGCCTGCCGAAGAGACGGTAAAACACATCTTGTCGTAAATATCCATGAAAGACAGAGGGCCTGAGGTATAGGCGCCGGCCCCGGATACAAAAGCTCCACGCGGACGCAGGGTTGAGAAATCATAACCTATGCCACAACCCGCCTTCAGGGTCAGGCCGGCTTCATGAACCTTACCCAGGATATCGTCCATCGAATCTGTAATAGTACCCGATACGGTACAGTTGATGGTCGAGGTTGCAGGCTTATGCTCAAACGCTCCGGCGTTGGAAGTGATACGCCCCGCAGGAATCGCGCCATTGCGCAATGCCCACAGAAACTGGGGGTACCACTTATCTGAATCTTTTTCCTGCTCAGCGAGCGCTTTCGCCACACGCTTATAGGTATCATCGATGGTCTGATCTATCGGTTCACCATCCTTTGTCTTCAAACGATATTTGCCATCCCAGATCTCAACTGAGGTCTCCTGAAACGGGACAGGCTGGACATCCATTTCGCTTTCCAGTACCAGATTCGATTTTGCCATCTTCACCTTGCCTTCTTTATGAGGTTGAAATGAAACCCTAGAACCCAAGTGACTCACACTCACTCAGACTTACTATGAACACTCTGGCTCTCATCCAGAGCCAACACTATATATAATGCCTATGGTTAGAATTAAACACCATATATAGTGAGCATGCAAGAAATCAGTGCCATTCAAAGCTGAGTTTTGAGATGTCGCCCGCTCCGCCTTTTGCTGGCAAAAATCGGGGCGCTGGGGTGATTCAAAAGGGGGTATTATACACATTCGCAAGCAGTTAAAAAGAATGCATTTGGGAACCATTTATCTAACATGCTGATAATAAAATGAATAAATACAGGTCGAACCAATATTGGCTTTTTTATGTTGACAAGACTCCCTCTGAAGAGATCTGTCTGAGAACCAATCAAGGTCTCCAGCTCACTCCAAACCTCACCAGGCTGATAGTTCAATTTACGTTTTAAGGAGACTCTGTGAGCCTTGCGTTTTTTGGTCCATCGCGATCACCCAATAAGATCGATAGCGATCACTGAATAATATCGATCGCGATCGCTCAATAATATCGATGGCGATCACTTTTGAGTTTTATATTATTGGGTGATCGGCATGAATATTATGCAGTCCCGACCGAAATGTTATTCATTTCAACTCCCGTTTCGCAGGTGTTTTTTTAACCGGCTATGCTCTCTGTTTGACCTCGAGCGGAGAGCCAGCCATGCCAACGGTGCATATCACCATGCGAAAACTCAAAGAGATCCTCAGACTCAAGTACCAAGGCGGCCTGAGTCACCGCCAGATCGCAAGCAGCCTGTCTGTGTCTCCGTCGACTGTGTCCAATTACTGCAAAAGGGCCCAACAGATGGGGCTATGCCAATGGCCTCTGCCTGCTGAGTGGGATGAAGAGCGGCTGCGCCGTGAGTTCCTTGAGACCCGGATCACGGTTCGTCAGACACCTCCTCTGCCGGATTGGGCCGTGGCCCATCAGGAGCTCAGACGCAAAGGGATGACGCTACAACTCCTGTGGGAGGAGTATGCTGAGCGACATCCCAAGAACCACTACAGCTATAACCATTACTGCATGCGTTATCGTGAGTGGCGTAAATGCCAGTCTCCCTCAATGCGTCAGAGCCATAAAGCCGGTGAAAAACTGTTTGTTGATTACTGCGGTCCAACCGTGCCCATCGTGGATCCGAGGACTGGGGAGGAGCGTCGGGCTCAGATCTTTGTCGCTGTGATGGGTGCATCCAGCTACACCTACGCCGATGCAACCTTGAGTCAGGGGCTGGAAGACTGGGTGATGAGCCATAAACGGGCCTTCGAATTTCTGGGGGAGTACCAGAGATGATCGTTCCGGATAATCTCAAAAGCGGAGTCAGTAGAGCGTGTCGCTACGAGCCAGATCTCAATCCTACCTATCAGCAGCTGGCTGCACACTATGGTGTTGCAGTGCTTCCTGCCCGTCCTTACAAGCCCAAAGATAAAGCCAAGGCTGAGGTGGGCGTGCAGATCGTTGAGCGCTGGATCCTGGCAAAACTGCGCCATGAGACCTTCTTCAGTCTGGCTCAGCTAAACCAGCGGATCGGGGCTCTGCTCACCGAGTTGAACAATCGCCCGTTCAAGAAGCTGCCGGGAAGCCGTAAATCACAGTTTGAATTGCTAGACAAACCGGTGCTCAAATCGCTGCCTCAAAACCCCTATCAGTTCACCCGGGTGAAGGCGGTTCGGGTTCATATCGACTATCACATCGAGCTCGACAAGCACTACTACTCGGTTCCCTATACCCTGCTCAAACGCAAGCTTGAAGCGCATATCTGCGACAACCTGGTACGGATCTATCATGGTGGTCGCTGTGTCGCGACACATCCACGCAGCTATCAGCAGGGAGGGCAAACCACCCACCCCGATCATATGCCGGTCGCACACCAAAAGCAGATGCAATGGACCCCGGGACGCTTTCTGAACTGGGCTCAGGAGATAGGCCCCTCCACGCTTGCGGTGATCAAACAGCTGCTCTACCGAAAGTCCCACCCGGAGCTTGGATATCGGGCCAGCCTTGGGATCCTCAACCTGGAAAAGCGATATGGACGCCCCCGCTTAGAAGCGGCCTGCCAGCGAGCAGACCGAACGGGCGTTTACTATCAGAAAGGGATCCGCTCCATCCTGGAAAAGGGGCTGGATGGCCAGCCACTGCCCGAAACTCAGCCGGATCGTCTGGCGGAGCTCACTCACCTCAATATCCGTGGCTCAGGCTACTATCACTAAGGATCAAAGATGACAGAACAACTCAAACAGCAACTTCGGGAGCTGAAACTAAGTGGTATCCGGGATGCCCTGGAAAGGCAACATCAGCAACCCGGGCACTACCAGGAACTCGGGTTCGAAGAGCGACTCAGCCTGCTGCTGGAGCAGGAGCTGACGGATCGGTCTCAGCGGCGGATCGAGCGCCTTATCAAGCAGGCCCGATTCCGGCTGCAGGCAAATCTGGAGCAACTGGATTATCGAAGTGATCGCGGCTTGCATAGAGCCCAGATCCGCTCACTGGCAGAGGGATACTGGCTTAGCCTGGGGCAGACTCTGATCCTGACCGGGGCGACCGGGTGCGGGAAAACCTATCTGGCCTGCGCCCTGGGCCATCACTTCTGTCTGCAGGGACTCGGGGTTCGCTACTTCCGGTTTAAAGAGCTGCTGGAGCAACTGCAGCTGGCTCAGGCTGATGGCAGCTATCGAAAGCTGATGGTTCAGTTGAGAAACACGCCGCTTCTGATCCTCGATGACTGGGGACTGGAGTCGCTGAATGCGCTTCAGCGTAGCGATCTACTGGAGTTAATCGATGCTCGCCATGGTCACGGAGCCACACTGATCGGCAGCCAGCTTCCGCTGGAGCACTGGCACACAATGATCGGTGAATCAACCCATGCGGATGCGATCCTGGATCGTCTGGTTCATGGAGCGATCCGTGTAGAATTATGCGGAGAATCGATGAGAAAAATCACCGCAGAGTTGACGGATGCCGATCACTCAGGGTAAAAAATAACCCAGTCTGTGAGACGGGATGTTGAGGTGATCGACATCATATTATTCG from the Dongshaea marina genome contains:
- the istB gene encoding IS21-like element helper ATPase IstB — translated: MTEQLKQQLRELKLSGIRDALERQHQQPGHYQELGFEERLSLLLEQELTDRSQRRIERLIKQARFRLQANLEQLDYRSDRGLHRAQIRSLAEGYWLSLGQTLILTGATGCGKTYLACALGHHFCLQGLGVRYFRFKELLEQLQLAQADGSYRKLMVQLRNTPLLILDDWGLESLNALQRSDLLELIDARHGHGATLIGSQLPLEHWHTMIGESTHADAILDRLVHGAIRVELCGESMRKITAELTDADHSG